In Chloracidobacterium sp., the following proteins share a genomic window:
- a CDS encoding phosphomannose isomerase type II C-terminal cupin domain, whose translation MESNLESPAYEERPWGSFTILDEADDYKVKRIEVLPGKRLSYQRHRSRAEHWIVVRGTAKVTLNGVEILVNTGSAVDIAAGDAHRVENPSGSELLIFVEMQTGNYFGEDDIERLEDDFGRA comes from the coding sequence ATGGAAAGCAATCTCGAATCGCCAGCCTATGAAGAACGGCCTTGGGGCAGTTTTACCATATTGGACGAGGCGGACGATTACAAGGTAAAGAGGATCGAGGTTTTGCCGGGAAAGCGTCTTAGCTATCAGCGGCATCGCAGCCGCGCCGAACATTGGATCGTAGTTCGCGGCACTGCTAAAGTAACATTAAACGGTGTTGAAATTCTAGTCAATACCGGCTCGGCCGTTGACATCGCCGCCGGCGACGCGCACCGCGTAGAGAACCCATCAGGCAGCGAACTCCTTATCTTTGTCGAGATGCAGACAGGCAATTATTTTGGCGAGGACGACATCGAGCGGCTTGAGGATGATTTCGGCCGGGCATGA
- a CDS encoding HAD family hydrolase: MKRPAIFLDRDGTLIEEVNYLSRSEDLRLFRYTKGAVEMLKAAGYLVVVVTNQSGIGRGIYTESDMHAIHESIQVQLDHAIDAFYFCPHLPCDGCVCRKPRTGMIEAAVRDLDIDLQRSWMVGDKDADVNCGKNARIKTVLVLTGYGSSHRGMLDHPPDLIANDLGEAAAIISAA, from the coding sequence ATGAAACGCCCTGCGATATTTCTTGACCGCGACGGAACGCTGATCGAAGAGGTCAACTACCTCTCGCGCAGCGAGGACCTTCGGCTTTTTCGCTATACCAAGGGGGCGGTCGAAATGCTCAAGGCGGCCGGCTACCTTGTCGTGGTGGTCACCAACCAATCCGGTATCGGCCGTGGCATATACACCGAGTCGGATATGCACGCCATTCACGAATCGATCCAAGTGCAGCTTGATCACGCCATCGACGCGTTCTACTTCTGCCCACACCTGCCGTGCGATGGCTGCGTCTGCCGAAAGCCACGGACCGGAATGATCGAGGCGGCCGTCCGAGACCTCGACATCGATCTTCAAAGATCATGGATGGTTGGAGACAAGGATGCAGACGTGAACTGCGGCAAGAATGCCCGTATCAAAACGGTTCTCGTTCTGACGGGCTATGGTTCCAGCCACCGAGGCATGCTCGACCATCCGCCGGATCTGATCGCCAACGATCTCGGCGAGGCAGCCGCGATCATCTCAGCGGCCTGA
- the waaF gene encoding lipopolysaccharide heptosyltransferase II, which yields MKIIVRGTNWIGDAVMSVPALRELRRIFPDARITLHTRSWADGLFQDASFIDELVTYDRSRWAAKDIYRNSQFLRDDGYDLAIMLPNSFESAMTTFLMRVPRRIGYNKDARGLLLTDPIAVPEWKGRRHEVFYYLNLISEVEKRVLGRDTVSRTWPETLIEISDERWNAAQGFLTAAGIDPAKRTVALGVGSTNSRAKRWPAEKYAALSDMLQAELDAKVLLVGDKSDGDVAADVISLAERPPINLTGKTDLAQAVAVLAVVDLLVSNDMGLAHVSAALNTPTITIFGPTNPETTRPWGNNAIVVREPVDCSPCMLRDCPIDHRCMTRITPEAVLAAIEDVFNAHDSVPENHYETPCDIS from the coding sequence ATGAAGATCATTGTCCGCGGCACAAATTGGATAGGCGACGCCGTTATGTCAGTGCCGGCCCTGCGTGAGCTGCGGCGAATATTTCCCGACGCGAGGATCACCCTGCACACACGGAGCTGGGCTGATGGTCTCTTTCAGGATGCCTCGTTCATAGACGAATTGGTGACATATGACCGGAGCCGTTGGGCGGCGAAAGACATTTACCGAAACTCGCAATTTCTGCGTGACGACGGCTACGACCTTGCCATAATGCTGCCGAACTCGTTCGAATCCGCTATGACGACCTTCCTCATGCGAGTGCCCCGACGCATTGGCTACAACAAGGACGCTCGCGGGCTCTTGCTGACCGATCCTATCGCAGTCCCTGAGTGGAAGGGCCGGCGGCATGAGGTCTTTTACTATCTGAACCTGATCAGCGAGGTCGAAAAACGCGTCCTCGGCCGCGATACCGTCTCACGAACGTGGCCGGAAACGCTCATCGAGATCTCGGACGAGCGTTGGAACGCGGCACAAGGGTTCCTGACCGCCGCCGGCATCGATCCCGCGAAAAGGACCGTCGCTCTCGGCGTCGGTTCGACAAATTCGCGAGCCAAACGATGGCCCGCGGAGAAATACGCCGCTCTGAGCGATATGCTGCAAGCCGAGTTGGACGCGAAGGTCCTCCTCGTCGGTGATAAGTCGGACGGCGACGTGGCCGCCGATGTCATATCTCTGGCCGAGAGGCCGCCGATCAACTTGACCGGCAAAACCGACCTTGCACAAGCCGTTGCGGTATTGGCAGTCGTCGATCTGCTCGTTTCTAACGACATGGGCCTGGCACATGTCAGCGCAGCCCTAAATACACCGACCATTACGATATTCGGCCCGACAAATCCCGAGACCACGCGGCCGTGGGGCAATAACGCCATTGTCGTGCGCGAGCCGGTCGATTGCTCGCCGTGTATGCTGCGTGATTGCCCCATAGACCATCGATGCATGACACGTATCACGCCCGAGGCCGTCCTCGCTGCAATTGAGGATGTGTTCAACGCTCACGACAGCGTGCCAGAGAATCATTATGAAACGCCCTGCGATATTTCTTGA
- a CDS encoding NAD(P)-dependent oxidoreductase — protein MATNILVTGGSGYLGTHLTRYFSADDLSRRSGGDILDAEQCSRIGEYDVVIHLAALLDKSRDAEADIFETNIEGTINVLENVKKGAAFIFASTKDVYGRFADNYAEVTEECPIYYCGQSPLEWSKLIAERYVEYYAHTRGFRSCIFRLSTVYAPPSAGNVPNFVGHFADTLNRGISLRLPGRGRAIRDILHVDDFAAACNAFSDSVISHGLYNLGGGTANAFVLRDLITELERVSGLQANIDAKHPLPDPVPWRYITDLGRVTQELGWKPKVALDDGLKSLFDAR, from the coding sequence ATGGCAACGAATATCCTTGTAACAGGCGGCAGCGGCTATCTGGGCACGCATTTGACGCGGTATTTCTCGGCTGATGACCTGTCACGCCGCTCGGGCGGCGATATTCTGGATGCTGAACAGTGCTCCCGCATAGGCGAATACGATGTCGTAATCCATCTAGCCGCGTTGCTCGACAAATCGCGCGATGCCGAGGCCGACATATTCGAAACGAATATCGAGGGCACGATCAACGTGCTTGAAAACGTGAAGAAAGGCGCGGCGTTCATCTTTGCCTCGACAAAGGACGTTTATGGCAGATTCGCCGATAACTATGCCGAGGTCACAGAGGAATGCCCGATCTACTATTGCGGCCAGTCGCCGCTCGAATGGTCAAAATTAATCGCCGAAAGGTACGTGGAATACTACGCCCACACGCGCGGCTTTCGGTCGTGTATCTTTCGGCTCTCAACGGTTTACGCGCCGCCGAGCGCAGGCAATGTGCCAAACTTCGTCGGTCATTTTGCCGACACGCTTAACCGCGGCATATCGCTCAGGCTGCCCGGTCGAGGCCGTGCGATCCGCGACATTCTCCACGTTGACGACTTTGCGGCGGCATGCAATGCGTTTTCCGATTCCGTGATCAGCCACGGCCTTTATAATCTCGGCGGCGGCACAGCAAACGCATTCGTCCTTCGTGACCTGATCACCGAACTCGAACGCGTCTCGGGCCTGCAGGCCAATATCGATGCCAAACATCCTTTACCCGATCCCGTGCCGTGGCGATATATAACCGACCTCGGCCGCGTTACGCAAGAACTCGGATGGAAGCCCAAAGTGGCCCTCGATGATGGGCTGAAGAGCCTGTTTGACGCGAGATGA
- a CDS encoding PBP1A family penicillin-binding protein, producing the protein MQDNLPAKSTRSKMPPKGWVKARRPASYQAPPSPRWKRFLRVVFNGWTISIALFIALGIFLTLTYFWFEFSDRIDRRLLSGDVFTASAGIYSAPKTLKVGETATATALIDYLKSAGYIERNNQADPSRSRYAVDGDVLGIEPGTGGMIDGQKAFHALSVKFSKDGKSVAAIGDRDTNTELAEAKLEPRILSSIAAEGDGRRKTVTFNDLPPHLVKAITVTEDRAFFEHYGVNFRGIARALWRRYEGDEASPIANQGGSSITQQLVKNLFLTREQTWERKITEAYMSMILETRLEKKEIFTLYANQIYLGQQAGVSIYGVGEASNAYFGKDVSQLTLSEAAFIAGIIRSPNRYNPYKTPDRVKERRNQVLDSMFEAGEITEQQLVENRGAEIVLKPISNTKDLQGMPYFSQFAIEELPKVVSDPEALQHLRVYTSIDPDLQRIAYETVAKRLDKLDKFFPKKEKGTLNAALVAVRPKTGEIVAMVGGRDYLMNQFNRATDAMRQPGSVFKPFVYAAAINSAYDSSSRQFTAASILKDEKKVFTFGTETYSPNNFGDTFTNQDITLRDALVRSKNVITVDLAMSLNIGKVMTLATKAGLPKVEKAYPSMALGTAEATPLQVATGYTMFANLGDRVLPNPITRVTAGDGRTVQLPVPDKKNVIRPDVTYVMNDIMKDVINRGTAASAGAWGIRNESGKRAFAGKTGTSRDGWFAGFTPEIVCVVYVGFDNGDDLGMKGSDSALPIWADFMQEALKLHPEWNGDWAMPANIRKAEIDLRNGSLIRELDAFATASPTPTPPNPNRQSTDPSSPYYEEPVTEPREIYVTNVPAEFRRVEIFVAGTVPNRSIIPLDDDSPADGGAERPAPSPLPVTETWQDGTEPSEAPKPERRDLDPNERGLTVMICPLTGMRATVNCPDKQAKSFRSGSEPKEFCSFHR; encoded by the coding sequence ATGCAGGACAACCTACCGGCAAAAAGCACTCGCTCAAAGATGCCGCCCAAGGGCTGGGTCAAGGCACGCCGGCCTGCATCATATCAGGCCCCGCCGTCGCCAAGGTGGAAGCGATTCCTGCGCGTCGTCTTCAACGGCTGGACGATCTCGATAGCGTTATTCATAGCCTTGGGCATCTTTCTGACGCTGACATATTTTTGGTTCGAGTTCTCAGACCGTATTGATCGCAGGCTTTTGAGCGGCGACGTATTCACCGCCTCAGCCGGCATCTATTCGGCTCCGAAGACGCTCAAGGTCGGCGAGACTGCAACGGCGACGGCCCTTATCGATTACCTTAAATCTGCCGGCTACATCGAGCGGAATAATCAGGCAGATCCGTCGCGCAGCCGTTACGCTGTTGACGGTGACGTACTCGGCATCGAGCCGGGAACGGGCGGTATGATCGATGGGCAAAAGGCTTTTCACGCCCTGTCGGTAAAGTTCTCAAAGGACGGCAAGTCCGTCGCCGCCATCGGCGACCGTGACACGAACACCGAACTTGCTGAGGCCAAGCTCGAACCGAGGATCCTCAGCTCGATCGCAGCCGAGGGCGATGGACGCCGAAAGACCGTCACCTTCAACGACCTGCCGCCGCATCTCGTAAAGGCGATTACCGTGACCGAGGACCGTGCGTTTTTTGAGCATTACGGCGTGAACTTCCGCGGCATCGCCCGCGCTCTTTGGCGGCGTTACGAGGGCGATGAGGCTTCGCCGATCGCAAATCAGGGCGGCTCGTCGATCACGCAGCAGCTTGTCAAAAACCTTTTCCTCACCCGCGAGCAGACCTGGGAACGCAAGATCACCGAGGCGTACATGTCGATGATCCTCGAAACGCGGCTTGAGAAGAAAGAGATCTTCACGCTCTACGCCAACCAGATCTACCTCGGCCAGCAGGCGGGCGTCTCGATCTACGGCGTCGGCGAGGCGTCGAATGCCTATTTTGGCAAGGACGTTTCGCAATTGACGCTGTCAGAAGCGGCATTTATTGCGGGGATTATCCGCAGCCCGAACCGCTACAACCCTTACAAAACGCCCGATCGCGTCAAGGAACGCCGCAACCAGGTGCTCGACTCGATGTTCGAGGCCGGCGAGATCACCGAGCAGCAGCTTGTCGAGAACCGCGGCGCCGAGATCGTGCTCAAACCGATCTCGAACACCAAGGACCTGCAAGGGATGCCGTATTTCTCGCAGTTCGCGATCGAGGAATTACCAAAGGTTGTGAGTGACCCTGAGGCGTTGCAGCACCTGCGCGTTTATACGTCGATCGACCCCGACCTGCAGCGGATCGCCTACGAGACGGTCGCAAAGCGGCTCGACAAGCTCGACAAGTTCTTCCCCAAAAAAGAGAAGGGAACTCTCAACGCCGCGCTCGTTGCGGTTCGCCCCAAGACCGGCGAGATCGTTGCGATGGTGGGCGGACGCGACTATCTGATGAACCAGTTCAATCGGGCGACGGACGCGATGCGGCAGCCGGGCTCGGTCTTCAAGCCCTTTGTTTACGCGGCTGCGATCAACTCGGCTTACGACAGCAGTTCGCGTCAGTTCACGGCGGCGAGTATTCTCAAGGACGAGAAAAAGGTTTTTACATTCGGCACCGAGACGTATTCGCCAAACAATTTTGGCGATACGTTCACGAATCAGGACATCACCCTGCGCGACGCGCTGGTCCGCAGCAAGAACGTCATTACGGTCGATCTCGCGATGTCGCTGAACATCGGCAAGGTAATGACGCTCGCCACAAAGGCCGGCCTCCCAAAGGTCGAGAAGGCCTATCCCTCAATGGCCCTCGGCACGGCCGAGGCGACGCCGCTGCAGGTCGCGACCGGCTACACGATGTTCGCGAATCTCGGCGATCGCGTCCTGCCAAATCCGATCACGCGTGTCACGGCCGGCGACGGCCGCACGGTGCAACTGCCCGTGCCCGACAAAAAGAACGTCATCCGACCCGACGTGACCTACGTGATGAACGACATAATGAAAGACGTCATCAACCGAGGCACCGCGGCGTCGGCCGGTGCGTGGGGCATCCGTAACGAATCAGGCAAACGCGCGTTCGCAGGGAAAACGGGAACTTCGCGTGACGGTTGGTTCGCGGGATTCACGCCGGAGATCGTGTGCGTGGTCTATGTCGGCTTTGACAACGGCGACGATCTCGGCATGAAAGGCTCCGATTCCGCCCTGCCGATCTGGGCGGACTTTATGCAGGAAGCTCTTAAACTACATCCCGAATGGAACGGCGACTGGGCGATGCCCGCCAACATCCGCAAAGCTGAGATCGATCTCCGCAACGGCAGCCTTATCCGAGAACTCGACGCCTTTGCGACCGCATCGCCGACACCGACGCCGCCTAATCCCAACCGTCAGTCCACCGACCCTAGCAGCCCGTATTACGAGGAACCCGTCACTGAACCTCGCGAAATATATGTGACCAACGTCCCGGCCGAATTCCGCCGCGTCGAGATCTTCGTCGCCGGCACCGTGCCAAACCGTTCGATAATTCCGCTCGACGACGACAGCCCCGCCGACGGCGGTGCCGAACGCCCCGCCCCGAGCCCGTTACCCGTCACCGAAACCTGGCAGGATGGCACCGAACCATCCGAAGCTCCGAAACCCGAACGCCGTGACCTCGATCCCAACGAGCGCGGCCTCACCGTAATGATATGTCCTTTGACGGGAATGCGTGCAACGGTAAATTGTCCCGATAAGCAGGCCAAGTCGTTCCGCTCCGGAAGCGAACCGAAGGAATTTTGCTCATTCCATCGATAA
- a CDS encoding NAD-binding protein yields the protein MAKHTLREKLRYYFENTMSGGPVAVIRWLFIVSVTSVLVLGGVIVMLGIARSNEPDAEPLSFLEGAWASLMATLDPGTMGGDENWDFRLVRFAATLTGIFLISILIGSIASGIDQKIEELKRGRSRVIHDNHTLILGWSEKIFTIIKEIVEANSNQKRPFIVILSDMDKVEAEDEIRARIPNTKNTKVVVRSGSTLESSAAEMVNIQEARSIIVLSPEVENPDTYVIKTVLGITNGKNRRDEPYHIVAEIRDERNLDAAELVGNGEAVYVLSEDLISRVIAQTCRQSGLSVVYADLLEFEGDEIYFADIPDKLVGKTYRDSLFAYEDSSVIGVYTTAGEGVSSPTVREGAAPSAGRVLINPPMDRIFSEGEQVIAISEDDDTVIANGRGTTTAPQTFDRREDDNPEQETTLILGWNDIAPRIIAELDNYVRGDSAVLVVANDREVDVAVTKLAADLQNQKIAFIEGNTAEKKTLLDINTRSFDHIIVLSNRSIDIQESDAKTLITLLHLRAISDAEGVDYSIVTEMLDMRNRELGRVAKADDFVVSDNLVSLMLSQISENRELKKVYDVLFEAEGSEIYLKPVSRYVGPGNEVDFYTVLASAAELNESAIGYRIAADSRDSDNHYGIRLNPKKSDNVTFAADDRIIVLSED from the coding sequence ATGGCCAAGCATACGCTTCGCGAAAAGCTCCGTTACTACTTTGAGAACACGATGTCAGGCGGCCCGGTGGCGGTCATACGCTGGCTGTTTATCGTGTCGGTCACGTCGGTGCTGGTGCTCGGCGGCGTGATCGTCATGTTGGGCATTGCCCGCTCGAATGAGCCCGACGCGGAACCGCTCAGCTTCCTCGAAGGGGCGTGGGCGAGCCTGATGGCGACGCTTGACCCCGGAACGATGGGCGGCGACGAGAATTGGGATTTTCGCCTCGTTCGCTTTGCGGCAACTCTCACTGGAATTTTTCTGATCTCGATACTGATCGGTTCGATCGCGTCGGGCATCGATCAAAAGATCGAAGAACTCAAACGCGGCCGCTCGCGTGTCATCCACGACAACCACACGCTCATTCTCGGCTGGTCCGAGAAGATCTTCACCATCATCAAAGAGATCGTCGAGGCGAATTCCAACCAAAAACGCCCGTTTATCGTCATTCTTTCCGACATGGACAAGGTCGAGGCAGAGGACGAGATACGTGCCCGCATTCCCAACACAAAAAACACAAAGGTCGTGGTCCGCAGCGGTTCGACGCTCGAATCCTCCGCAGCCGAGATGGTGAATATCCAAGAGGCACGCTCGATAATCGTGCTCTCGCCCGAGGTCGAGAATCCGGACACTTACGTCATCAAAACCGTCCTCGGCATCACCAACGGCAAGAATCGTCGCGACGAACCGTATCACATCGTCGCCGAGATCCGCGACGAACGTAACCTCGACGCCGCCGAGCTTGTCGGTAACGGCGAGGCCGTCTATGTCCTCTCCGAAGACCTGATTTCGCGCGTGATCGCACAGACGTGCCGCCAGTCGGGCCTCAGCGTCGTTTACGCCGACCTGCTCGAGTTCGAGGGCGACGAGATATACTTCGCCGATATTCCTGACAAACTCGTCGGCAAGACGTATCGCGACTCGCTCTTCGCCTACGAGGATTCCTCCGTCATCGGCGTGTACACGACGGCTGGCGAAGGCGTCAGTAGCCCGACCGTGAGAGAGGGCGCCGCTCCATCAGCAGGCCGCGTCCTCATAAATCCTCCAATGGACCGCATCTTCTCAGAGGGCGAGCAGGTGATCGCCATCTCCGAAGACGACGACACCGTCATCGCCAACGGCCGCGGCACAACAACGGCCCCGCAAACATTCGACCGCCGCGAAGACGACAATCCGGAGCAGGAAACAACCCTCATCCTCGGCTGGAATGACATCGCGCCGCGGATCATTGCCGAATTGGACAACTACGTCCGCGGCGATTCGGCCGTTCTCGTGGTCGCGAACGACCGCGAGGTCGATGTTGCAGTAACAAAGCTCGCAGCGGACCTACAGAATCAAAAGATCGCCTTTATCGAGGGCAACACGGCAGAGAAAAAGACGCTGCTCGACATCAACACGCGCAGCTTTGACCACATCATCGTGCTGTCAAACCGCTCGATCGACATTCAGGAATCCGATGCTAAGACGCTGATCACGCTGCTTCATCTTAGAGCCATCAGCGATGCCGAGGGCGTCGATTACTCGATCGTCACCGAAATGCTCGACATGCGTAACCGGGAACTCGGCCGCGTCGCGAAGGCCGACGATTTCGTCGTCAGCGACAACCTCGTCAGCCTGATGCTCAGCCAAATCAGTGAGAATCGCGAGCTAAAGAAGGTCTACGACGTCCTCTTCGAGGCCGAGGGCTCTGAGATCTATCTAAAGCCAGTCAGCCGCTACGTCGGGCCCGGCAATGAGGTCGATTTCTACACAGTCCTCGCCTCAGCCGCCGAACTCAATGAATCTGCCATCGGCTACCGCATCGCCGCCGATTCTCGCGACTCTGACAACCACTACGGCATCCGCCTCAACCCGAAAAAATCCGACAACGTCACATTCGCGGCTGATGACCGCATTATTGTTTTGAGTGAGGATTAG
- a CDS encoding EamA family transporter: protein MTTERTKFSPIWYVLGAVLLWSTGGLFIKLTTLDAYEVTFFRSLLAGLTVLIVTRRSGLRINAFGVFCSLIYAILLFLFVWATKHTTAANAIFLQYTAPVYILVLAPFVIGEKFHIRDLATVIFCIAGMSLFFVGDLTIGDYQGNVAALGSGIFLGLYIMLLKHPRFAGPRAANLPVSAVDTPRRLQTDRRYSPVATVIYGNFLLALLTLPMGIASVPTITPLDMAAVSFLGIVQIGISYILFIKGVTGGTRPLDASIIGFIEPLLNPVWVFLFVGERPSNWAILGGIIIIATVVLHTLNQYRNRPAEAA from the coding sequence GTGACGACCGAACGAACTAAGTTTTCACCGATCTGGTATGTGCTGGGTGCGGTCCTTCTATGGAGCACCGGCGGCCTCTTTATAAAACTCACGACGCTCGACGCATACGAGGTAACATTTTTCCGCTCGCTGCTCGCAGGCCTCACGGTGCTGATCGTCACGAGGCGAAGCGGCTTGCGAATAAATGCCTTCGGCGTATTTTGTTCGCTCATTTACGCGATCCTGCTTTTCCTCTTTGTCTGGGCGACCAAGCATACGACTGCCGCGAATGCGATCTTTCTGCAATACACCGCGCCAGTTTACATCCTTGTGCTGGCTCCATTCGTGATCGGTGAAAAGTTCCACATTCGCGACCTCGCAACCGTCATCTTTTGCATCGCCGGAATGTCGCTATTCTTTGTAGGCGACCTCACTATCGGCGACTACCAAGGAAATGTCGCGGCCCTCGGCTCGGGCATCTTTCTCGGCCTCTACATAATGTTGCTGAAGCATCCGCGATTTGCCGGGCCGCGGGCCGCGAACCTGCCGGTTTCCGCTGTCGACACGCCGCGACGACTGCAGACGGACCGACGTTACTCGCCCGTCGCGACCGTGATATACGGCAATTTTCTCCTCGCTTTGCTCACGCTGCCGATGGGAATCGCCTCTGTTCCGACGATCACGCCTCTCGATATGGCGGCCGTCAGCTTTCTCGGGATTGTCCAGATCGGCATATCTTACATCCTGTTTATCAAGGGCGTGACAGGCGGCACGCGGCCACTCGACGCATCGATCATCGGGTTTATAGAACCTCTGTTGAATCCGGTTTGGGTCTTTCTGTTTGTCGGCGAGCGGCCGTCAAACTGGGCGATCCTCGGCGGAATCATTATAATTGCTACAGTCGTCCTTCACACTCTGAATCAATACCGCAACCGGCCAGCCGAGGCCGCTTGA
- a CDS encoding 30S ribosomal protein S12: MPTINQLVRKGRQRVKYKTASPALQSNPQKRGVCTRVYTSTPKKPNSALRKVARVRLTNQIEVTTYIPGIGHNLQEHSIVLIRGGRVKDLPGVRYHVIRGTLDASGVGNRNQARSKYGAKRPKGAK; this comes from the coding sequence ATGCCGACTATCAACCAATTAGTTCGCAAAGGGCGCCAGCGGGTGAAATATAAGACCGCGAGCCCCGCGTTGCAGTCAAACCCGCAGAAACGCGGCGTTTGCACGCGTGTTTATACATCGACGCCAAAAAAGCCGAACTCGGCTTTGCGTAAGGTGGCACGTGTTCGTCTGACCAACCAGATCGAGGTTACGACCTATATTCCGGGTATCGGCCACAACCTGCAGGAGCACTCGATCGTGCTTATCCGCGGCGGCCGTGTAAAGGACCTTCCGGGTGTGCGTTACCACGTAATTCGCGGAACGCTCGATGCATCGGGCGTCGGCAACCGCAATCAGGCCCGTTCGAAGTACGGTGCGAAGCGACCCAAAGGAGCGAAGTAG
- the rpsG gene encoding 30S ribosomal protein S7: MPRRRVAAKREVLPDPIYNSIAVTKFINGLMWKGKKSVAEQIFYGAMEKIAEKTGEEPLKIFKGALDAVAPALEVKSRRIGGATYQVPLEVSRDRRNTLAIRWIVTNARGRSEKTMEDRLVGELIDSMNGRGGAMKKKEDVHRMAEANKAFAHYRF, encoded by the coding sequence ATGCCAAGACGTAGAGTTGCAGCAAAAAGAGAAGTCCTGCCGGACCCGATCTATAACAGCATCGCCGTAACGAAATTTATCAACGGCTTGATGTGGAAGGGCAAAAAGAGTGTGGCTGAGCAGATCTTTTACGGCGCGATGGAAAAGATCGCTGAGAAGACGGGCGAGGAGCCGCTCAAGATATTTAAGGGGGCACTCGATGCCGTTGCCCCGGCCCTTGAGGTCAAGTCACGCCGTATTGGAGGTGCGACCTATCAGGTGCCGCTCGAAGTTTCGCGTGATCGCCGCAACACGCTCGCGATCCGTTGGATCGTGACCAACGCTCGCGGCCGCAGTGAAAAGACGATGGAAGACCGGCTCGTCGGCGAACTGATCGATTCGATGAATGGACGCGGCGGTGCGATGAAAAAGAAAGAGGACGTTCACCGCATGGCGGAAGCCAACAAGGCGTTTGCACACTACAGATTCTAG